In a genomic window of Gadus macrocephalus chromosome 9, ASM3116895v1:
- the LOC132464161 gene encoding overexpressed in colon carcinoma 1 protein, giving the protein MGCGNSSAASTGGGPADSSKDVTEEPTADDEKRRNYGGVYVGLPTDLTTVASSQSKPTRKE; this is encoded by the exons ATGGGTTGTGGCAATTCTTCAGCCGCCAGCACTGGAgggg GACCAGCCGATTCCTCCAAAGATGT GACAGAAGAGCCCACAGCCGATGATGAAAAAAGAAG GAACTATGGTGGGGTATACGTCGGCCTGCCAACAGATCTGACAACAGTGGCTTCCAGTCAGTCCAAGCCAACGCGTAAAG AGTAG
- the appl2 gene encoding LOW QUALITY PROTEIN: DCC-interacting protein 13-beta (The sequence of the model RefSeq protein was modified relative to this genomic sequence to represent the inferred CDS: inserted 2 bases in 2 codons) — MPAVHHKLLLEDALQDSPQTRSLLSVFEEDAGTLTDYTNQLLQSMQRVFGAQSEMGLATQQLSQQLLDYEKKNFAMGKGDEEVITTLQKFARTVEELNALHTDLANQMADSMVFPLIQFREKDLTEISTLREIFGIATDEHEASMVKYSRLPKKKENEKVKVDLVKEVAYTRRKQHQASMQYYCALNALQYRKRVAMLEPMLGYTQAQVKFYKKGMELVTKKMDTFLSSVSNMTHNIQAQLDSEAEAMRMSQRELLSVEDTVYMPDKDDDPVSRSLIQKSGYLNIRNKTGLVTTAWDRLYFFXQGGNLMCQPRGAVAGGMVLDLDNSSVMAVECEDRRYCFQITSPTGKTSMILQAESKKEYEEWICTVNNISRQIYLTENPEAVAIRLNQTALQAVTPITSFEKRXGGSPNPDRAKPGGIHCSAGDAPGPGASLEPEDLIAPGTPIQFDIVLPASEFQDQNRTGGR, encoded by the exons ATGCCGGCCGTTCATCACAAATTGCTTTTAGAGGACGCTTTGCAGGACAGTCCTCAG actCGCTCCTTGCTCAGCGTCTTTGAGGAAGATGCGGGAACGCTGACCGACTACACCAACCAGCTGCTGCAGTCCATGCAGAGAGTGTTTGGGGCCCAG AGCGAGATGGGATTGGCTACCCAGCAGCTCTCCCAGCAGCTCCTCGACTATGAGAAAAAG AACTTTGCCATGGGGAAAGGAGACGAGGAGGTCATCACTACTCTACAGAAGTTTGCCAGGACCGTCGAGGAG CTCAACGCCCTCCACACGGACCTGGCTAACCAGATGGCAGACAGCATGGTCTTCCCATTAATCCAGTTCCGGGAGAAAGACCTCACAG aaatcagcacactGAGGGAGATATTTGGCATCGCCACGGATG AGCACGAAGCCTCCATGGTCAAGTACAGCCGATTGCCCAAGAAGAAGGAAAACGAAAAG GTGAAGGTGGACCTGGTGAAGGAGGTGGCGTACACCCGCAGGAAGCAGCACCAGGCGTCCATGCAGTACTACTGCGCCCTCAACGCCCTGCAGTACCGCAAGAGGGTGGCCATGCTGGAGCCCATGCTGGGCTACACCCAAGCACag gtgAAGTTCTACAAGAAGGGCATGGAGCTGGTCACTAAGAAGATGGACACCTTCCTTTCCTCTGTCTCCAACATGACCCACAA CATCCAGGCCCAGCTGGACAGCGAGGCGGAGGCCATGCGGATGTCCCAGCGCGAGCTGCTCTCCGTGGAGGACACCGTCTACATGCCCGACAAGGACGATGACCCCGTGAGCCGCTCCCTCATCCAGAAGTCTGGCTACCTCAACATCCGGAA CAAGACGGGCCTTGTGACCACAGCCTGGGACCGGCTTTACTTCT ACCAGGGAGGGAACCTCATGTGCCAGCCTCGCGGGGCAGTGGCCGGGGGCATGGTCCTGGACCTGGACAACAGCTCGGTCATGGCCGTGGAGTGTGAAGACCGACGCTATTGTTTTCAGATAACCTCTCCCACTGGAAAAAC GTCGATGATCCTTCAGGCCGAGAGCAAGAAGGAGTACGAGGAG TGGATCTGCACTGTCAACAACATCTCCAGGCAGATCTACCTGACCGAGAACCCGGAG GCTGTGGCCATCCGGCTGAACCAGACTGCGTTGCAGGCGGTCACGCCCATCACCAGCTTCGAGAAGA CAGGAGGATCGCCCAACCCTGACAG GGCCAAGCCCGGGGGGATCCATTGCAGTGCGGGGGACGctccgggccccggggcctcttTGGAGCCAGAGGACCTGATCGCTCCGGGGACCCCCATTCAGTTTGACATCGTTCTTCCCGCCTCAGAGTTCCAAGACCAGAACCGGACCGGGGGCAGGTGA